The DNA region GTGGCTCCGTAGGCAGGACGAGCTCAACGAAGCCCGTCCGACGGAACGCTTCAGCACCGCCATCCGGCTGCTGTCCGGACGGGCGGGAATGGAGCGCCGGTACGCCAAGGACCTGCAAGCGCGCTCGCCTGAGGAGGAGTCGCGCAGCGACCCGGACGCCGTGACCGACTCGGTCGACGTCCGGGCCTTCGCCGTGCCTCCGGGGCAGGAACGCGAGGGGCGCGCCACGGACTCCCGCGGCCGTGCCCCGGCCGCCCGGCCCAAGCCCCGCACGTCCGCCGCCGAACAGGCGCCGCACGGCGCCCAGGCGCGCGCCGGCGCGCGCCCGGCCGCCAAGCCGGGGCCCGGGCAGGGGCCCGGGACGGTCGGGGGCTCCGGCGCGGAGCGGGGCCAGGGCCAGCCGTACGGACAGGGTCAGCCGCACGGGCAGGGTCAGCCGCACGGGCAGGGTCAGGGGCCGTCCGCCGCCGCCCGGCGTGCCGCCGCTGCCGACGCCGCCGCGCGGGCCCGGCGCACGAAGGTGCTCGCGCGCCGTCGCCGCACCACGGTGATGCTGTTCCTCGCCTTCACCGTCGGCACGATCGTCGCCGCGGTCGGCGGCTTCGCGTTCCTGTGGGCGCCCGCCGTCCCGGCCGCGCTGCTGAGCGCGTACATCGTCTACCTCCGGCGCCAGGAGCGGCGCCGCTTCACGTACACGATGGACCGGCGCCGGGCCGAGGCCGCCGCGCGGCGGCTGCGCGAACGGCAGCCGCGCGGGCGCGAGGCGAGCGCCGAGCCCGCCGCCGAGGAGCCCGCACCAGAGTCGGAGACAGGTCTGTCGGCGCTCGCCGCCGACCGCCGCGCCCTCGTCGAGCAGACCGACCACGCCGAGTGGGTCGACCAGCAGCGCGAGCGTCAGCACGGCCCCGGCCGCGCCGACAGCTGGGACCCGGTCCCGGTGCCGCTGCCGACGTACGTGACGGCGCCGGTCGCCCCGCGCGCCCCCGGCAGCGTCGACCTGGGCGCCCCCGACACCTGGAGCTCGGCCCGGTCGAGCACCGCCGAGCCCGCCGCCGACCGCAGGTCCGCGCCGGGCGCGGCGGCGGCCGAGGCCGCCGAGGCCGCCGAGGAGCAGCGGGCTGACGGCGAGGGCGGCGAGGGCGGAGCCGACGGCGGCCGCAGCGACGCCCGCCGCGCGGCCTCCGCCCGCCGCTCCCGCGAGCGCGGCCGCACCCCGCTGTTCGACCAGTACGACGACAGCGCCGACGGGCGCCCGCGCGCCGCCAACGAGTGACCGGCCTGACCAGCACGGGAACGGATTTCCAAGCACCCGGATGGGGATGCTAGAGTTTCACTCGTTGCAAGGGCCTGTGGCGCAGTCCGGTAGCGCACCTCGTTCGCATCGAGGGGGCCAGGGGTTCAAATCCCCTCAGGTCCACTGCATCGCTCTTCTGGAGTCCGCTCAGGAAGAGTTCACAAGATCCCGTCCGATCTGCTTGATCGGGCGGGATCTTGGCGTTTCCAGAGTCTGTGTCCGAGGTGGCGGGCCTCAGTTGTAGTGCGTCGCCAGTTGTAGTGCGTCGCCATGGACCGGATCGTCGCGGCGATCCGAGCCCGCCGCTCTCACCCGGAGTTTCAGCTCGGCCGCCGGCGTGCCCCGCCTCGCCGTGGACCGGCCCGGCCACCGCGCAGTGGTCGTCGTACCGGGTCGGCAAGCGCACCGGCACCCTCTTCCCGCCGGTCACAGGAAGCTTCGGCCCCACGTCGGTGCCGAAGATCGCGTCCCGGTCGAAATATCGGGCGGGATCTTGTTCGTTGTGCCGTACGTACGTCGGCCAAGCGTCCCGCGTACGTCGGC from Streptomyces flavofungini includes:
- the sepX gene encoding divisome protein SepX/GlpR, with product MSSSGLIYAVIVGAWAAYLVPMWLRRQDELNEARPTERFSTAIRLLSGRAGMERRYAKDLQARSPEEESRSDPDAVTDSVDVRAFAVPPGQEREGRATDSRGRAPAARPKPRTSAAEQAPHGAQARAGARPAAKPGPGQGPGTVGGSGAERGQGQPYGQGQPHGQGQPHGQGQGPSAAARRAAAADAAARARRTKVLARRRRTTVMLFLAFTVGTIVAAVGGFAFLWAPAVPAALLSAYIVYLRRQERRRFTYTMDRRRAEAAARRLRERQPRGREASAEPAAEEPAPESETGLSALAADRRALVEQTDHAEWVDQQRERQHGPGRADSWDPVPVPLPTYVTAPVAPRAPGSVDLGAPDTWSSARSSTAEPAADRRSAPGAAAAEAAEAAEEQRADGEGGEGGADGGRSDARRAASARRSRERGRTPLFDQYDDSADGRPRAANE